Genomic window (Spirosoma sp. KCTC 42546):
GTGAAGTAAACACCAATCCGAATGTGCCTAAGCCGGTCCCGGATCAGTTCACAAAACTGACAATCTTCCAATAATACGTTTAGTTGTTAGGCAACACCAGTTAAAAGGCTACCTTTCTGAGGTAGCCTTTTCTTGTGCTTTCGTTGTAAATTTGTAAAATCCATCAATAATCTTTTCAGCCCGTGTCGCTTAGAAAACGCCTGCCCGCTTTACTACTCGCTCTTTCACTCAGTTCCGCTTTATGCGCTCAGGTTCCCTACGGCCCTATCAAGCCCACTGCCCCCGGCGAAATTCTGTCGAACCTCAAAAAATTGAACGTCCTGGGCTCTGTCTTATACGTAGCTGCCCACCCTGATGATGAAAATACCCTGCTCCTGGCTTACCTGGCCAAAGATCGACTGGTTCGTACGGGTTATCTCTCGCTCACGCGGGGGGATGGTGGCCAAAATCTGATTGGACCGGAGCAGGGCGAAAATATTGGCGTTATCCGTACGCAGGAGCTTTTGGCAGCCCGACGTGTCGATGGTCCCGATCAGTTTTTTAGCCGGGCGTATGACTTTGGTTTCTCCAAATCGACGAATGAAGCCGTGCGCACCTGGGGACAGGATAAAGTGCTGGCCGATGTTGTCTGGATGATTCGGAAGTACCAACCCGATGTGATTATTACCCGCTTCCCGCCAGATGCCCGCGCTGGTCACGGACACCATAGCGCATCGGGTTTTCTGGCCGAAGAAGCCTTTAAAATCTCAAACGATCCTACGAAATTTCCGGAACAATTAGCCTTTGTCAAACCCTGGCAGGCCAAACGCATTTTCTGGAATATGTTCATTCCGGGGGCTTTCCTGAGCAACAAAAAACCCGACGAAGCGGGCAATCTGGTCGGTGTTGAAACGGGTTTGTACAATCCACTGCTGGGCAAATCATACGGAGAGATTGCGTCTGAAAGCCGCAGTCAGCATAAAAGTCAGGGATTTGGTGTAGCGCCTAACCGGGGTGCCAAAATTGACTACTTCCTTTTGAAGGGTGGTAACCCTGTTGAAAAAGACCCGCTTGAGGGCGTCGACTTAAGCTGGAAACGGATGAAAAACAGCGATGCCGTACAAGCGTTGGTCACACAAACGATTGCCAGCTTCCGCCCCGACCAACCTGCCGCTTCAGTGCCAGCTTTGGTACAACTTTATGGAGCGATCAGCAAACTGGATACGACCAATATTTACGTAAAAGCCAAACGCCAGGAAGTACAAACGCTTCTTCAACAATGCCTGGGCCTATGGTTTGAAACCAACCCCGCCGACTATGCGGCCACGCCCGGCGAAACCATTAAGATCTCAACCAACATTGTCAGCCGGGTCGATGCGCCGGTGAAATTGCAGAGCATTCATTATTCAACTGGTAAGGATACGACGCTCAATCTGGCACTCAAACCGAATGATGTCATCCTGTTCCCAACAACGCTGACCATCCCGAAAACCCAGGCGATTTCGCAACCCTACTGGCTCGAAAAACCGATTGATAAAGGTCTGTTTCAGGTCGATAATCAGCAACTGATCGGCCTCCCTGAAAATCCAGCAGCAGTGACGGCTAGTTATACCTTCGAGATTGGCGGACAGTCATTTACGTATAGCCGTCCCGTCGTTTACAAATCAACCGATCCGGTCGATGGTGAAATTTATCGTCCGTTCATTATTCAACCCGCGGTAACGGCCAACCTCACCGAACGCGTGTACGTCTTCGCCGATAACACGCCTAAAACGGCAGAAATCGTCTTAAAAGCGGGTCAGGCTAATCAATCGGGAACGTTGAAGCTGGATGTTCCGGCGGGCTGGCGTGTTGAACCTGCATCTGCGCCTTTTTCATTGACGAATAAAGGTGATGAACAACGCGTAACGTTCAGTCTTTCGCCAACGGCTCAGGCCAAAGACGGCAAATTACAGGCTGTCATGACGACGGCTACTGGCACCTTTACAACGGGCTTACGCCTGGTTGCCTACAAACACATTCCAACCCAAACACTATTTCCTCCTGCCTCGGCCAAATTGGTTAAGCTGGATGTGAAGGTAACCGCGAAAAATATCGGCTACATCGTTGGCGCGGGCGATGAAGTACCAGCCGCGTTGCAACAAATGGGTTGCCGCGTTACGTTGCTTGGCCCCAATGATTTGATCGGCAATTTGGCCGGTTATGATGCCATTGTAGTAGGCGTTCGGGCTTATAATACCAATAGCTGGATGGCACGCGCTCAACCGAAGCTGATGGACTACGTTAAAAACGGGGGAACGATGATTGTGCAGTATGTTACGCCCGTCAACTCGTTTTTCCGCAATGAGGCTCCCCTACCCCAACTTGGCCCTTATCCATTTAAAGTGGTAAATGAGCGGGTAACGGAAGAAGACGCGCCCATGACGTTTATCAATCCGCAGCATTCCCTACTCAACTTTCCCAACAAAATCACCGAAGCCGATTTTTCGGGTTGGATTCAGGAGCGCGGTATTTATTTCGGACAGGATTGGGATAAGGCCTACGAACCTATTTTCTCGGCCAACGATCAGAACGAAGCTCCTAAACAGGGCAGCCTGCTCTACGCCAAATACGGCAAGGGGCACTTCATGTACACGGGGCTGGTCTTCTTCCGGGAGCTACCTGCGGGCGTACCAGGGGCGTATCGTCTGTTCGCCAATATGATCTCTGTTGGAAGCAACAATGCAGCCTCCGTGTCTGGTTCTCAGAGCAAGAAGTAGTATTCCCCATATCATCGGCGTGATGTCGGTGGCTCCTTTTAGTGTCTGCGTGGCGTCGGGTTCTTCAACCCGACGCGGTGAGGTTTCTCAAAACCGAACGGTATGCTTAGCGATCACGAGGTTTTGAGAAACCTCGCTGTGTCAGGTTGAAGAACTCGACACCACACAGACACCGCGAACATCTCCGCAACAAATGTGGCGTCGAGCCTTCCAACTCGTCCTAGGGAACGTACTAGCCAAAATCAGTTCCAATGGGCCTCCGTAATCGTACCTTACTAACTGAAGAACGTTGCTTTTTCATTACAACAACCTGCTATCAGCACTTACCTCTCCTTTTTGATGCAACGTGCTTTACCATCCTATTCGATAGTTTCCGATTCTATAACGAAAAATACAAGGCAAAACTTCTTGCTTATGTATTGATGAACAATCACATCCACTTCATCATTTTTTTCCAAGCAGAAACTCGTCTGATTGAGTACATGCGGGACTTCAAGAAATTCACATCACTCAAGTTAAGAGAGTATATCCAAGCTCAACAAGCAAAACAATTACCGCACATTGTTTTTGAGCATCGTTCACAACGTTTTAAAATCTGGGAGGATCGGTACGACGATGTGTACCTCTACTCACGCGATGTGTGTGAAACCAAAATTGGGTATATCCATACGAATCCTGTCCGAGCCGGTTTAGTAACGAATCCCGTTGATTACCCATATTCCAGTGCAGCTTTCTATGAAGGCAAGCGAGGGAAATCGCAATTAATGCATTATCGGGATGTGTTCTAAGCTTTTACGTAAATTGGCGCAACATGGTGTAGTTAGCGTAACGTGGTGTCGGGTTGAAGAACCTGACATCACAGCAAGTTGTCAATCCAGTGTCACCCGGCTAACCACTAATTTTCATTCAGCTGCTGCAACCGCAAATACTGCAATAACATAATCGTCTTACCATCCCTAATTTCACCACTTCTGATCATGTTCATGGCCTGACTAACAGGTAGCTCCAGAATCTCAATTTCTTCTTCATCAATGCCGCCCCCAGCATTCCGTTCCGTATCGGCGGTGTAGTGTGCAAGGTAGAAAAATAGCTTCTCCGTCACCGAACCTGGACTCATGTACGCTTCCATAATTTTCTCGACCGACTGAATCCGATAACCGGTCTCTTCTTCCATTTCTCGCCGGATTGCATCATCTGGATGGTCGTTATCAAGCAGGCCAGCACAGGCTTCGATGAGCATCCCGGACTCATTCCCATTAACAAAGGTTGGTAACCGAAACTGGCGGGTTAAAATGACCGTATCGGCTTCCGGATTATGGAGCAGAATCGTAGCTCCGTTGCCCCGGTCGTACGCTTCACGTTGTTGCGTAGTCCACTGGCCGTTCCTGCCCAGGTAGTTGAACGTGAATCGTTTCAGAATGTACCAGTTGTCGGAGAGTAGTTTTTCCTCCGTTAGTTGCACACGTTCAGAAGTCATATTGTTTAAATTTGTTCGATTTTGTTTATTTTTGAACAAAAGAACTCAATCAGTCATGAATTTCCAACAGCGCAAGCAACTTATTGTACAAACGGTCGAGGAACGGGGCTCAATTGAAGTACCCGAATTAGCCGAACTACTGCAAACATCGGAGATGACCGTTCGGC
Coding sequences:
- a CDS encoding PIG-L family deacetylase — protein: MSLRKRLPALLLALSLSSALCAQVPYGPIKPTAPGEILSNLKKLNVLGSVLYVAAHPDDENTLLLAYLAKDRLVRTGYLSLTRGDGGQNLIGPEQGENIGVIRTQELLAARRVDGPDQFFSRAYDFGFSKSTNEAVRTWGQDKVLADVVWMIRKYQPDVIITRFPPDARAGHGHHSASGFLAEEAFKISNDPTKFPEQLAFVKPWQAKRIFWNMFIPGAFLSNKKPDEAGNLVGVETGLYNPLLGKSYGEIASESRSQHKSQGFGVAPNRGAKIDYFLLKGGNPVEKDPLEGVDLSWKRMKNSDAVQALVTQTIASFRPDQPAASVPALVQLYGAISKLDTTNIYVKAKRQEVQTLLQQCLGLWFETNPADYAATPGETIKISTNIVSRVDAPVKLQSIHYSTGKDTTLNLALKPNDVILFPTTLTIPKTQAISQPYWLEKPIDKGLFQVDNQQLIGLPENPAAVTASYTFEIGGQSFTYSRPVVYKSTDPVDGEIYRPFIIQPAVTANLTERVYVFADNTPKTAEIVLKAGQANQSGTLKLDVPAGWRVEPASAPFSLTNKGDEQRVTFSLSPTAQAKDGKLQAVMTTATGTFTTGLRLVAYKHIPTQTLFPPASAKLVKLDVKVTAKNIGYIVGAGDEVPAALQQMGCRVTLLGPNDLIGNLAGYDAIVVGVRAYNTNSWMARAQPKLMDYVKNGGTMIVQYVTPVNSFFRNEAPLPQLGPYPFKVVNERVTEEDAPMTFINPQHSLLNFPNKITEADFSGWIQERGIYFGQDWDKAYEPIFSANDQNEAPKQGSLLYAKYGKGHFMYTGLVFFRELPAGVPGAYRLFANMISVGSNNAASVSGSQSKK
- a CDS encoding transposase; the encoded protein is MGLRNRTLLTEERCFFITTTCYQHLPLLFDATCFTILFDSFRFYNEKYKAKLLAYVLMNNHIHFIIFFQAETRLIEYMRDFKKFTSLKLREYIQAQQAKQLPHIVFEHRSQRFKIWEDRYDDVYLYSRDVCETKIGYIHTNPVRAGLVTNPVDYPYSSAAFYEGKRGKSQLMHYRDVF
- the nudK gene encoding GDP-mannose pyrophosphatase NudK is translated as MTSERVQLTEEKLLSDNWYILKRFTFNYLGRNGQWTTQQREAYDRGNGATILLHNPEADTVILTRQFRLPTFVNGNESGMLIEACAGLLDNDHPDDAIRREMEEETGYRIQSVEKIMEAYMSPGSVTEKLFFYLAHYTADTERNAGGGIDEEEIEILELPVSQAMNMIRSGEIRDGKTIMLLQYLRLQQLNEN